A window of Polaribacter litorisediminis contains these coding sequences:
- a CDS encoding hybrid sensor histidine kinase/response regulator: MSHKNRLLIIDDEEIVRDSIREILSPQKEELFSVELGEASADLFGETQEVVERNPSSLRSEFYITEAKNGEEGLQKVKESLEQGAPFNVIFIDMRMPGWDGLTTCVEIRKLDSKAQIHFITAYTDRSIDEIISKAGGDVGYLSKPFIPEEIIQLASKSLHDWARLNSLEKLLKIIGEIGLGTTQLKTLLTNILHQIADYIGADYAVLGKLNKDVFEEISAMGVGKHSIRIDLLSEKVDLKSINDITYTEGVLICPLEQYFILTVPSKPELFNQEKVYLLRLFVENAVRAIHNSELSEELLKREKLSAVGQAISMVMHDIRNPIGSLTGIAHLIKRDPGNKDQNEQLADFITVSTKNALNIISDVLDFTKNASIQKDHVNLNEWLKLSVAQVVMPEGFEAENIIISGIENAAIAIDVKKMDRVLINLVNNAIEALIESKTASPEVHIICEENSEKLILKIKDNGPGIPEEIKAKLFDAFVTKNKANGTGLGLAIVKQIIDAHKGYIKVNEPEIGSEFEIGLPK, from the coding sequence ATGAGTCATAAAAACCGATTATTAATCATAGATGATGAAGAAATAGTAAGAGATAGTATAAGAGAAATTTTATCTCCCCAAAAAGAAGAACTTTTTTCTGTTGAACTCGGAGAGGCTTCTGCTGATCTTTTTGGAGAAACTCAAGAAGTGGTAGAGCGAAATCCTTCAAGCTTACGGTCTGAATTTTACATTACGGAGGCTAAAAATGGTGAAGAAGGACTTCAAAAAGTAAAAGAGAGCCTAGAACAAGGAGCGCCATTTAATGTTATTTTTATTGATATGAGAATGCCAGGTTGGGATGGATTAACTACCTGCGTTGAAATTAGAAAACTAGATTCTAAAGCACAGATTCATTTCATTACTGCTTATACCGATAGAAGCATTGACGAGATCATTAGTAAGGCAGGAGGGGATGTTGGATATTTAAGCAAACCTTTTATTCCTGAAGAAATTATTCAGTTAGCCTCTAAAAGTCTTCACGATTGGGCTAGGCTAAATAGTCTCGAAAAATTATTAAAAATTATAGGAGAAATAGGTTTAGGCACCACACAATTAAAAACGTTACTTACAAATATACTGCATCAAATAGCGGATTATATAGGAGCCGACTATGCTGTTTTAGGAAAGTTAAATAAAGATGTATTTGAAGAAATTTCTGCGATGGGTGTTGGGAAACACAGCATTCGAATAGATCTATTGTCTGAGAAGGTAGATTTGAAGTCTATAAATGACATTACATATACTGAAGGTGTTTTAATTTGTCCTTTAGAACAATATTTTATTCTAACAGTGCCGTCAAAACCAGAGTTATTTAATCAAGAGAAGGTTTATTTATTGCGTCTGTTTGTAGAAAATGCCGTCAGAGCAATTCATAACTCAGAGTTAAGTGAGGAGTTGTTAAAACGTGAAAAGCTATCTGCCGTGGGGCAAGCTATTAGTATGGTAATGCATGATATTAGAAACCCAATAGGCAGTCTTACGGGCATTGCTCATTTAATTAAAAGGGATCCAGGTAACAAAGATCAAAATGAACAGCTAGCTGATTTTATTACGGTTTCTACAAAAAATGCATTGAACATTATTTCCGATGTTTTAGATTTTACAAAAAATGCCTCCATCCAAAAAGATCATGTAAATTTAAATGAATGGTTAAAATTAAGCGTTGCACAAGTTGTGATGCCAGAGGGATTTGAAGCTGAAAATATTATAATATCAGGAATTGAAAACGCAGCGATTGCAATAGATGTTAAAAAAATGGATCGAGTTTTAATAAACTTAGTCAATAATGCAATCGAGGCCTTGATTGAAAGTAAAACAGCATCTCCTGAGGTACACATTATATGTGAAGAAAATTCTGAAAAACTTATTTTGAAAATTAAGGATAATGGACCAGGAATTCCAGAAGAAATTAAAGCAAAGTTATTTGATGCTTTTGTAACAAAAAATAAGGCAAACGGTACAGGGTTGGGCTTAGCAATTGTAAAACAAATTATTGATGCTCATAAAGGATACATTAAAGTGAATGAACCTGAAATTGGTTCAGAATTTGAAATTGGTCTGCCAAAATAA
- a CDS encoding AMP-binding protein, whose amino-acid sequence MEEILDFSRLEILVNEVFWKTIPSSRNVAFKGNLANDLGIDSLDALDLASEFHFRFDMLSGAKEAYLLQYKTAELWMEQIYMAANDPTKRFGFFSSGSMGKPKEIWHSKEMLLKERDFWLEFTGAKGVICLAPVIHIYGFIWGLLIGSKLKRAQFLKINQWHQLAERADAGDLIIGHPSAWQQIRAPFPHRLALSSTAPIERELTDQLQKEGVKGLNVYGSTETGAIAWQAWGEDYFQLLPYWKRNKKGFTRSSLDFEIPDQLKWINEKQFQIIGRKDAVIQIGGQNVSLAEVRNQLKKISGVQEVWVQPFYGNLGLRLYSYFQLKPALEKDEFERNLPNALKKLPTILRPRKWDISHAPMNKLKI is encoded by the coding sequence ATGGAAGAAATACTTGATTTTAGTAGATTAGAAATACTAGTCAATGAGGTGTTTTGGAAAACGATACCAAGTAGTCGAAATGTCGCATTTAAAGGTAATTTAGCAAATGATTTAGGGATTGATTCTCTAGATGCTTTAGATTTAGCATCAGAATTTCACTTTAGATTTGACATGCTATCGGGTGCTAAAGAAGCCTACCTTTTGCAGTATAAAACTGCAGAACTTTGGATGGAGCAAATATATATGGCCGCAAATGACCCAACGAAAAGATTTGGCTTTTTTTCTTCAGGTAGTATGGGTAAACCAAAAGAAATCTGGCACTCTAAAGAAATGCTTCTTAAAGAAAGAGATTTTTGGCTTGAATTTACTGGTGCGAAAGGCGTTATCTGTTTGGCGCCTGTAATACATATCTACGGATTTATTTGGGGTTTACTAATAGGCTCAAAATTAAAGCGTGCACAATTCTTAAAAATAAACCAATGGCACCAATTAGCGGAACGTGCCGATGCTGGTGATCTAATTATTGGGCATCCTTCGGCTTGGCAGCAAATTAGGGCACCATTTCCTCATCGATTAGCACTTAGTTCAACGGCTCCCATAGAAAGGGAGCTAACAGATCAATTACAAAAAGAAGGAGTAAAAGGTTTGAATGTGTATGGCAGTACCGAAACTGGTGCGATTGCTTGGCAAGCTTGGGGTGAAGATTATTTTCAATTATTACCTTATTGGAAGAGGAATAAAAAAGGATTCACGCGCAGTAGTCTAGATTTCGAGATTCCAGACCAATTAAAATGGATCAATGAGAAACAGTTTCAAATTATCGGAAGAAAGGATGCAGTAATTCAAATTGGCGGTCAAAATGTCTCTTTAGCTGAGGTGCGCAATCAATTAAAAAAAATATCAGGAGTGCAAGAAGTTTGGGTACAACCATTTTATGGTAATTTGGGATTGCGCCTTTATAGTTACTTTCAGTTAAAACCAGCGCTAGAAAAAGATGAATTCGAAAGAAATTTACCGAATGCGCTTAAAAAATTGCCAACAATACTAAGACCTCGAAAATGGGATATTAGTCATGCTCCTATGAATAAATTAAAGATATAA
- a CDS encoding HAL/PAL/TAL family ammonia-lyase: MQHRDLDILVSKTWTNEDFIAVGRQRKKPVVTTSNIEKVAAAHKTLQELLQKGHWIYGVSSGFGPLANEDASKNTQRQERLIYHLATGVGPKLGIEITRMIFALRLKQLAQGYSGINPKSFQTLYDAFLKDFLPEIPALGSVGASGDLTPLAHLALGLSGKTNFYWKRKKYAASDFYKIKPISVVKWSDKDALAFVNGTAAMTAIASMNLYETNILFRLSCQLAFSYGECLGAYSEAWHPKLADLHPQVGHKELAKWLFHQSVEGWFQKGPKELDAGFNGKWPQDPYSIRCVPQLLGAVKDQLKQIEDCLQIEINSVSDNPNFFSDEKTVLHGGNFNGQHVSFSSDQLNLQIAYLGVYAEKRISTLCDSKLNLGLSPFLKSGSAGENSGFMGAQVTATALCAELKSLYKPLSLETLSTNGQNQDMVSMGTASAWRGQQMLTILKALISIETMVNTEALRHRKAQLESEPSKQSKDWLDYFSPNFSPLTQDRPLGSEIESLSERLIDIAEQFKLLPFRDLKSK, encoded by the coding sequence ATGCAACACCGAGATCTTGATATTTTAGTTTCAAAAACTTGGACAAATGAGGATTTTATAGCTGTAGGTCGTCAAAGAAAAAAACCTGTAGTTACAACTTCAAATATAGAAAAAGTAGCTGCTGCGCATAAAACGCTTCAAGAGCTTTTGCAAAAAGGACATTGGATTTACGGAGTAAGTAGCGGCTTTGGGCCATTAGCAAATGAAGATGCTTCTAAAAACACACAAAGACAAGAACGCCTAATTTATCATTTAGCTACAGGTGTGGGGCCAAAATTAGGAATAGAAATTACTCGAATGATTTTTGCCTTGCGTTTAAAGCAATTAGCCCAAGGATATTCAGGGATAAACCCTAAAAGCTTTCAAACCTTATACGATGCTTTTCTTAAAGATTTTTTACCAGAAATTCCAGCTTTAGGCTCTGTTGGGGCAAGTGGAGATTTAACTCCATTAGCGCATTTAGCGTTGGGTTTAAGTGGCAAAACTAACTTTTATTGGAAACGAAAAAAATACGCTGCTTCAGATTTTTATAAAATTAAACCTATTTCGGTTGTAAAATGGTCAGATAAGGATGCACTCGCTTTTGTAAATGGCACTGCTGCTATGACGGCCATAGCCTCTATGAATTTATATGAAACCAACATTTTATTCCGATTAAGTTGTCAGTTAGCCTTTTCATACGGTGAGTGTCTTGGAGCGTATTCAGAAGCTTGGCATCCAAAATTAGCAGACTTACATCCACAAGTAGGGCATAAAGAACTCGCCAAATGGCTTTTTCACCAAAGTGTTGAGGGATGGTTTCAAAAAGGTCCAAAAGAACTTGACGCTGGTTTTAATGGCAAATGGCCACAAGATCCCTATTCTATTCGTTGTGTACCTCAGTTATTGGGAGCTGTAAAAGATCAATTAAAACAAATAGAAGATTGTTTGCAAATTGAAATAAATAGTGTGAGCGACAATCCTAATTTTTTCAGTGATGAAAAAACTGTGCTTCATGGCGGAAATTTTAATGGACAACATGTGTCCTTTTCATCAGACCAGTTAAACTTACAAATAGCTTACTTGGGTGTTTATGCTGAAAAACGTATCAGCACGCTGTGTGATTCAAAACTTAATTTGGGATTATCTCCTTTTTTAAAGTCTGGTAGTGCGGGAGAAAATAGTGGATTTATGGGGGCTCAAGTAACGGCTACAGCATTATGTGCAGAATTAAAAAGCCTATATAAACCGTTAAGTCTCGAAACTTTAAGCACTAATGGACAAAACCAAGATATGGTTAGTATGGGAACCGCATCCGCATGGCGAGGACAACAAATGTTGACCATTTTAAAAGCCTTGATTAGTATTGAAACCATGGTAAACACAGAAGCTCTTAGACACCGCAAGGCTCAACTAGAAAGCGAACCTTCAAAACAAAGTAAAGATTGGTTAGATTATTTCTCTCCAAATTTCTCCCCGCTTACACAAGATCGTCCGTTGGGTTCAGAAATTGAGTCATTATCGGAAAGATTAATTGATATCGCTGAGCAATTTAAATTACTTCCTTTTAGGGATTTAAAAAGTAAGTGA
- a CDS encoding sensor histidine kinase produces MRNQNEQEIYDLVEFLNQCPLGIIKADHKGQIVMQNAMASQILMPFCLFKGCSNIDIFAILKEMKPEWLHRIKDFKDSFGDIINNERVAINFPNQKDAVYLNFNVIRINETTYQYAFNDISARVKTEEELNSLSKEKAIESGKLEMAVGVLHDIGNAATAFGTDVARLQNKLEGKEKDELLKLEGLFEKQSKSLDAALGAGKGAALKNFISVLRKSLIHRETESSELVKKLYFTTSHIQEILNIQRSYVKGKTKGERAPFKLSSIIDDALRIQERGLLKRDVKITKYIPLDTPPIKGDKTKLVQVLINAFKNCAEAFDEVKDHREKKLHIELRTESSNHMVVLLIKDNANGFDPNLSEELLEKGNSHKKTGTGFGLYNSKQIIETHQGAISITSKGIGTGAEFLIKLPYIN; encoded by the coding sequence ATGCGAAATCAAAATGAACAAGAAATTTACGACTTAGTTGAATTTCTAAATCAATGTCCGTTAGGTATTATAAAAGCCGACCATAAGGGGCAAATAGTCATGCAAAACGCTATGGCTAGTCAAATTTTAATGCCGTTTTGTTTGTTTAAAGGATGCTCTAATATAGACATTTTTGCAATCCTAAAAGAAATGAAACCCGAATGGTTGCATCGAATTAAGGATTTTAAAGATAGTTTTGGTGATATTATCAATAATGAAAGAGTGGCGATAAATTTTCCTAACCAAAAGGATGCAGTTTATTTAAATTTTAATGTAATTCGTATTAATGAGACGACATACCAATATGCTTTTAATGATATAAGCGCTAGGGTAAAAACAGAGGAAGAATTGAATTCTTTATCTAAAGAAAAGGCCATAGAATCTGGGAAACTCGAGATGGCTGTTGGGGTATTGCATGACATTGGTAATGCCGCTACTGCTTTTGGTACTGATGTTGCTCGCCTGCAAAATAAATTAGAAGGAAAAGAGAAAGATGAACTATTAAAGTTAGAAGGACTTTTTGAAAAGCAAAGTAAATCATTAGATGCAGCCCTAGGAGCTGGAAAAGGTGCTGCGCTAAAAAATTTCATTTCCGTGTTGCGTAAAAGTTTGATACATCGTGAAACAGAAAGTTCAGAGTTGGTTAAAAAACTTTATTTTACAACAAGTCATATTCAGGAAATTCTAAATATCCAGCGAAGCTATGTAAAAGGAAAAACAAAGGGAGAGCGAGCGCCCTTTAAATTAAGCTCAATTATAGATGATGCTCTTCGGATTCAAGAGCGAGGTCTCCTTAAAAGAGATGTTAAAATTACCAAGTACATTCCTCTTGATACACCTCCTATTAAAGGAGATAAAACAAAACTTGTTCAAGTATTAATTAATGCATTTAAAAATTGTGCGGAAGCTTTTGATGAGGTTAAAGATCATCGAGAAAAAAAATTACATATTGAGTTACGTACTGAAAGTAGCAACCATATGGTAGTATTGTTAATAAAAGATAATGCAAATGGTTTTGACCCTAATCTTTCTGAGGAACTGTTAGAAAAAGGAAATTCTCATAAAAAAACAGGAACAGGATTCGGGCTTTATAATAGCAAGCAAATTATAGAAACACATCAAGGCGCTATAAGCATTACAAGTAAAGGCATTGGCACTGGTGCCGAATTTTTAATCAAACTACCTTACATAAACTAA
- a CDS encoding alkaline phosphatase produces the protein MKIFLSLFLVVLVSCKTKNTEIIVKNETPKNVILLIADGTGLSQVSAAFYFKETTPNYERFKHIGLIKTSSSRQDITDSAAGATAFASGVKTYNGAIGVANDSTEVSTMIEIAAQNKIKSGVVATSSIVHATPASFYAHAFKRSYYEEIAADLVASEVDFFAGGGIKFFNKRADGLDLIENLEAKKFNIDTTALGNFNNIKDYNKVGYLLAADGMPKVLEGRGDYLTKATDLGIQFLNKDKQNFFLMVEGSQVDWGGHDNDADYLISELIDFDDAVGKALDFAEKDGNTLVVVTADHETGGFTLASTIKKRENGTSYTDYSEITPTFSTGGHSATLIPVFAYGPGAAEFSGIYENTEIFHKIVALTGWRQ, from the coding sequence ATGAAAATATTTTTAAGTTTATTTTTAGTTGTTTTAGTTTCTTGTAAAACAAAAAACACTGAAATTATAGTAAAGAACGAAACACCAAAAAATGTAATTCTGCTAATTGCAGATGGCACAGGGTTATCGCAAGTATCAGCTGCTTTTTATTTTAAGGAAACTACTCCAAATTATGAGCGTTTTAAACATATTGGTTTAATTAAAACATCTTCATCAAGACAAGATATTACAGATTCTGCAGCGGGTGCCACCGCTTTTGCGAGTGGCGTAAAAACATATAATGGCGCCATTGGTGTAGCTAATGACTCAACAGAAGTGTCAACTATGATAGAGATTGCAGCGCAAAATAAAATTAAAAGTGGCGTTGTTGCTACATCATCTATAGTGCATGCAACTCCAGCTAGTTTTTATGCGCACGCTTTTAAAAGAAGTTATTATGAGGAAATTGCTGCAGACTTGGTGGCTTCTGAAGTTGATTTTTTTGCAGGCGGTGGTATAAAATTTTTTAACAAACGTGCAGATGGTTTGGATTTAATCGAAAATTTAGAAGCTAAAAAATTTAATATTGATACCACTGCTTTAGGCAATTTTAACAATATTAAGGATTATAATAAAGTGGGTTATTTATTAGCAGCCGATGGAATGCCTAAAGTTTTAGAAGGTAGAGGAGATTATCTTACAAAAGCGACTGATTTAGGTATTCAATTTTTAAACAAAGACAAGCAAAATTTCTTTTTAATGGTAGAGGGTTCTCAAGTAGATTGGGGAGGACATGATAATGATGCAGATTATCTGATTTCTGAATTAATTGATTTTGATGATGCTGTTGGTAAGGCATTAGATTTTGCAGAAAAAGACGGTAATACTTTGGTCGTTGTAACTGCAGATCATGAAACAGGTGGTTTTACATTAGCATCCACTATAAAAAAGAGGGAAAATGGTACTTCATATACCGATTATAGTGAGATTACTCCAACTTTTTCAACAGGAGGACATTCTGCAACTTTAATTCCGGTTTTTGCATATGGTCCTGGGGCAGCCGAGTTTTCTGGTATCTATGAGAATACAGAAATATTTCATAAGATCGTGGCGTTAACAGGTTGGAGACAATAG
- a CDS encoding GIY-YIG nuclease family protein, with translation MKIYYVYILKCSDKTYYTGFTSNLEKRFFEHQQGKHKDSYTYKRRPLELMFYAEFSDVGFAIDTEKQIKKWSKAKKEALINDAYEKLPNLAKKKFK, from the coding sequence ATGAAAATCTACTACGTTTATATTCTAAAATGTTCTGATAAAACATATTATACAGGTTTTACATCAAATCTTGAAAAACGATTTTTTGAGCATCAACAAGGAAAACATAAAGATAGTTACACTTACAAAAGAAGACCTTTAGAGTTGATGTTCTATGCAGAGTTTTCTGATGTAGGGTTTGCAATTGATACGGAAAAACAAATAAAAAAATGGTCAAAAGCAAAAAAGGAGGCATTAATTAATGATGCGTATGAAAAACTCCCAAATTTAGCAAAGAAGAAGTTTAAATAG
- a CDS encoding AAA family ATPase, with the protein MITSIFLRHFKIYKGITFIPISEGVGFSSLIGENGVGKSSVLEAIDCVLNQKNNNWPINNEAKNEGVGGDNFPYIAPVFLIKKEKLRNTKLADQELFQKAEKLSNFIWNKNLKAPTKSSSAFNEHIGELKKSYKKDDYFILIVGKKHNDNSIYFGGYQNYLDFIGEKPLVKPSEKEIQEYFKGFYDYIISHYSYLYIPVETDVFTYTKLETVEMQKLMDKNIQDEIIKAIKPGTLKQINKDLNFFVKDVESILEEYEYKGYHKNSLTMPDLVSKIIEAYFSIKVLNKKPKNASKLIPVSELSSGEKRKALIDVAYSFLLKNKNTNSNIILAVDEPEASLHISACYDQFEKLFSLTKNKHQIIISTHWYGFLPIVLNGSATSIRKKSSNENSADFFNLYNYRETITQARKKAKGKLPIDYNIKSYNDLVQSILFSILKDEPYNWIVCEGLSEKIYFEIMFKNEIENNKLRILPLGSFKEVRKLYNNLLSPIKDPDYTIKGKVICLIDTDSERVEVDYENNNKNLFFYRLWNNKKENLKTELIDVNRNSMNPPTEIEDCLSPYVYKQTLIEFTEEYESIKNIISNCEVRDNATNSYSTFDLRDSEKDDIKDFFDDNQGYNKIRFAEKYIEILQKPLFKEETEMEWITKIKKLIN; encoded by the coding sequence ATGATAACATCAATATTTTTACGACATTTTAAAATTTATAAAGGAATTACTTTCATTCCTATTTCTGAAGGAGTTGGATTTTCTAGTTTAATTGGTGAAAATGGTGTCGGAAAAAGTTCTGTTTTAGAAGCAATTGATTGTGTTTTAAATCAAAAAAATAACAATTGGCCAATAAATAACGAAGCTAAAAATGAAGGTGTTGGTGGAGATAACTTTCCATATATAGCTCCAGTTTTCTTAATTAAAAAAGAAAAATTAAGAAACACAAAATTAGCTGACCAAGAACTATTTCAAAAAGCTGAAAAATTATCCAATTTTATTTGGAACAAAAATCTTAAAGCTCCGACAAAAAGTTCATCTGCATTTAATGAGCATATAGGTGAATTAAAAAAGTCATATAAAAAAGACGATTATTTCATACTTATTGTTGGTAAAAAACACAATGATAATTCTATATATTTTGGTGGCTATCAAAACTATCTAGACTTTATCGGAGAAAAACCCTTAGTAAAACCCTCTGAAAAAGAAATACAAGAGTATTTTAAAGGTTTTTATGATTACATCATCTCACATTATTCTTACTTATATATTCCCGTAGAAACTGATGTTTTTACCTATACAAAATTAGAAACTGTAGAAATGCAGAAACTAATGGATAAAAACATTCAAGATGAAATCATTAAAGCAATTAAACCAGGAACATTAAAACAAATTAATAAAGATTTAAATTTTTTCGTTAAAGATGTTGAAAGTATATTAGAGGAATATGAGTATAAAGGCTATCATAAGAACAGCTTAACAATGCCTGATTTAGTTTCTAAAATAATTGAAGCATACTTTTCAATTAAAGTTTTAAATAAAAAGCCAAAAAATGCTTCTAAACTGATACCTGTCAGTGAATTAAGTTCAGGAGAAAAAAGAAAAGCACTTATAGATGTCGCATACTCATTTCTCTTAAAAAACAAAAACACAAATTCAAATATAATTCTAGCAGTAGATGAGCCAGAAGCTTCGTTACATATTTCTGCTTGTTACGACCAATTTGAAAAACTTTTTAGTTTAACAAAAAATAAACATCAAATAATTATATCTACTCATTGGTATGGATTTCTTCCGATTGTATTAAATGGTAGTGCAACTTCAATACGTAAGAAATCATCAAATGAAAACTCTGCCGATTTTTTTAATCTTTATAATTATAGAGAAACAATCACGCAAGCAAGAAAAAAAGCTAAGGGAAAATTACCCATTGACTATAATATAAAAAGCTATAATGATTTAGTTCAATCTATTTTATTTTCAATTTTAAAAGATGAACCTTATAACTGGATAGTTTGTGAAGGTCTTTCAGAAAAAATATATTTTGAAATTATGTTCAAAAATGAAATTGAAAATAATAAATTAAGAATACTTCCTTTAGGTTCTTTTAAAGAAGTTCGAAAATTATATAATAATTTATTATCTCCAATTAAAGACCCAGATTATACTATAAAGGGAAAAGTAATTTGTCTTATTGATACAGATTCTGAAAGGGTTGAAGTTGATTATGAAAACAATAATAAAAATCTGTTTTTTTATAGACTATGGAACAATAAAAAAGAGAATTTAAAAACAGAGCTTATAGATGTAAATAGAAACTCAATGAATCCTCCAACGGAAATTGAAGATTGTTTGAGTCCATACGTTTATAAACAAACACTAATTGAATTTACAGAAGAATATGAGAGTATTAAAAACATTATAAGTAACTGTGAAGTTAGAGATAATGCAACTAACTCCTATTCTACTTTTGATTTAAGAGATAGCGAAAAAGACGACATTAAAGACTTTTTCGATGACAACCAAGGTTATAATAAAATAAGATTTGCGGAAAAATATATTGAAATTTTGCAAAAACCATTATTTAAAGAAGAAACTGAAATGGAATGGATTACAAAAATAAAGAAGTTAATAAACTAG
- a CDS encoding alpha/beta hydrolase — translation MKTLFTLIIILCSTMMNYAQSRDTIYLWPDEVPGEIKPKSKPIESDNKSGNVLRISEVTNPAIIIYEPKEHLNNGVGIIVCPGGGYQILAIDLEGYEIAAWLNKLGFTAYVLPYRVPNKRKEALYDLQRAFRVIRSKKSKSGFNVKKLGVLGFSAGGSLSARASTRFHADSYPKTDAIDALSSRPDFTLLIYPAYLDEGKNRKLTPELLVDAQTPPMFIFATADDQYANSALVMATALRDYKASVELHLLPKGGHGYGIRPGNIAAETWPSLAETWLRRHVLE, via the coding sequence ATGAAAACACTTTTTACCTTAATTATTATTCTTTGTTCTACGATGATGAATTATGCGCAATCAAGGGATACAATATATTTGTGGCCAGATGAAGTACCTGGAGAAATTAAACCCAAAAGCAAACCGATAGAAAGTGATAATAAAAGCGGTAACGTACTTCGAATAAGTGAAGTTACAAATCCTGCAATTATTATTTATGAACCAAAAGAACATTTAAATAATGGAGTGGGTATCATTGTGTGTCCCGGAGGTGGATATCAGATTCTTGCCATAGATTTAGAAGGCTACGAAATAGCGGCATGGTTAAATAAACTAGGTTTTACAGCATATGTTTTACCATACCGAGTGCCCAATAAACGAAAAGAGGCGTTATATGATCTTCAGAGAGCTTTCAGGGTAATTCGCAGTAAAAAATCGAAATCAGGTTTTAATGTGAAGAAATTAGGAGTTTTAGGTTTTTCTGCTGGCGGGAGTTTGAGTGCTCGCGCAAGCACGCGCTTTCATGCAGATAGTTATCCTAAAACCGATGCGATAGACGCGCTTTCAAGTCGACCTGATTTTACTTTACTCATATACCCTGCCTATTTGGATGAAGGAAAAAATAGAAAGCTAACGCCAGAATTGTTAGTGGATGCTCAAACTCCGCCAATGTTTATTTTTGCAACAGCAGATGATCAATATGCCAATAGTGCGCTCGTAATGGCAACTGCATTGAGAGATTATAAAGCGTCAGTAGAATTACATTTGTTACCAAAAGGCGGTCATGGATATGGCATTAGGCCAGGCAATATTGCTGCAGAAACTTGGCCTTCTTTAGCCGAAACTTGGTTGCGGAGGCACGTTTTAGAATAG